Proteins encoded within one genomic window of Microtus ochrogaster isolate Prairie Vole_2 linkage group LG4, MicOch1.0, whole genome shotgun sequence:
- the Scn1b gene encoding sodium channel subunit beta-1 isoform X1, with the protein MGTLLALVVGAALVSSAWGGCVEVDSETEAVYGMTFKILCISCKRRSETSAETFTEWTFRQKGTEEFVKILRYENEVLQLEEDERFEGRVVWNGSRGTKDLQDLSIFITNVTYNHSGDYECHVYRLLFFDNYEHNTSVVKKIHLEVVDKANRDMASIVSEIMMYVLIVVLTIWLVAEMVYCYKKIAAATEAAAQENASEYLAITSESKENCTGVQVAE; encoded by the exons ATGGGGACGCTGCTGGCCCTAGTGGTGGGCGCGGCGCTGG TGTCCTCAGCTTGGGGGGGCTGCGTGGAGGTGGACTCCGAGACGGAGGCCGTCTACGGGATGACCTTCAAAATCCTGTGCATCTCCTGTAAGCGTCGCAGCGAGACCAGCGCCGAGACTTTTACAGAGTGGACCTTCCGCCAGAAGGGGACAGAGGAATTTGTCAAG ATCCTACGTTATGAGAATGAGGTGCTGCAGCTGGAGGAAGATGAGCGCTTTGAGGGCCGCGTGGTGTGGAACGGGAGCCGGGGCACCAAGGACCTGCAGGACCTGTCCATCTTCATCACCAACGTCACCTACAACCACTCTGGGGACTATGAGTGCCATGTCTACCGTCTCCTCTTCTTTGATAACTACGAGCACAACACCAGCGTCGTCAAGAAGATCCACCTGGAGGTGGTGGACAAGG CCAACAGAGACATGGCGTCCATCGTGTCGGAGATCATGATGTACGTGCTTATTGTGGTGTTGACCATATGGCTCGTGGCAGAGATGGTGTACTGCTACAAGAAGATCGCCGCTGCCACGGAAGCTGCTGCACAAGAAAATGC